In a genomic window of Bacteroidota bacterium:
- a CDS encoding methyltransferase domain-containing protein gives MRNKKIHWFENWFDSPYYHLLYQNRDTDEAHHFISNLTAHLQLKPNAKLLDLACGKGRHSIYFSKNNFITTGIDLSAQSIRYAEQFENEFLSFFIHDMRKPFRINYFDVVMNLFTSFGYFENEKDNFRTLQAAAMSLKPGGLLIIDFMNAEKAVKEIQAYEEKKVCDIVFHIQKKIVNQFLVKEINFTDNDEEFYFTESVKTLNLKNFENYFTACGLVLKEHFGSYDLCPFDQDKSERLILIAQKK, from the coding sequence GTGCGAAACAAGAAAATACATTGGTTTGAAAACTGGTTCGATTCACCTTATTATCATCTGTTGTATCAAAACAGAGATACTGATGAAGCGCATCATTTTATAAGTAACCTAACAGCACATCTGCAACTTAAACCTAATGCAAAATTGCTCGATTTAGCTTGTGGTAAAGGAAGGCATAGTATTTACTTTTCGAAAAACAATTTTATAACCACCGGAATCGATTTATCAGCACAAAGTATTCGCTATGCCGAGCAGTTTGAAAATGAGTTTCTATCGTTTTTTATTCACGATATGAGGAAGCCTTTTCGGATAAATTATTTTGACGTGGTGATGAATTTATTTACCAGTTTCGGATATTTCGAAAATGAAAAAGATAATTTTCGCACCCTACAAGCTGCAGCAATGTCTCTAAAACCGGGAGGTTTACTAATTATCGATTTTATGAATGCTGAAAAGGCGGTAAAAGAAATTCAGGCTTATGAGGAAAAAAAAGTATGTGATATAGTGTTCCACATCCAAAAAAAAATCGTGAACCAGTTTTTGGTAAAGGAAATTAACTTTACTGATAATGACGAAGAATTTTATTTTACCGAAAGCGTAAAGACGCTCAATTTAAAAAATTTCGAAAACTATTTTACTGCTTGTGGATTGGTACTAAAAGAACATTTTGGTAGCTATGATTTATGTCCATTCGACCAAGATAAATCAGAACGATTAATACTAATAGCACAGAAGAAATAA